The DNA window CCTTGGTGTTTCTTATTACTCCCTCTGTTTCACAACGAGTGTCACTTTTGCTCATTTGATACATACTAAGAAATGACTAAAAATAGAAGAAAGAGAATAGTAATTTTACCACAGTATCCTTATTAACTTATGGTGTTTCCCACTATCATAAATACAAAATGGAATATAATGTTTTGGAAGTAATTAATTAGATAGTACAATTGAAAAAATAAGAGGAATTAATACTACTCCCCTCGTTTCTAGTTATAAGCCAGCCCTCTTTGAGGATATTTTGTCTCTAAATATAAGCCCCTATACTATTTACTAGGtgtgtttattattatttttccaaaCATACCCCTTATCGAGTACTAATTTATCTTGGAGTGTGAAAAGTTAATGTTACGCATACTAATATACAAAGGGTACTATTTCGGGATAATCTACTTTCAAAGCAGACACATAAATTCACCAACTTCTTTTcttaaaatatgtaaaaaaaagtaAGAGGTGCCTATAAAAAGGGACAGGGGGAGTAGTACATTGAGTCGACTCATGTTTGAGCGTGCAATATCCGCAACACTTGAACTATCATTAGTTCCTTGGTTTCCTGTGTCCGCATATTCTGGTCATCTCATGGTTTTATTGGTTTCAAAACAATTCTAAGCCATGAGAGCTAATATTGACATCTGTGATAGATTTGAATACCTCTCTTACATTTGGGTTTCGCGtgtttgctttgatttacttCTTTGTTCTTAGTGTTATTGTAGCTTCAAACATTTTTGGTTTGTGTtctctcttttgcatttttctttatttaatgtAGTTTACTTGCTTTACTTTGTAGGGTGTAGGAAACAATGATCAGAAAGTTCTTGTTCTCGCAGCAACAAATACACCTTATGCTTTAGACCAGGTGAGACAATAATTCTTCTTTTATCACCCCATGTCGAGTGAATATAAACAGTTATTTTCACTAATCAATTTGTATTTGCAGGCAATAAGGCGTCGTTTTGATAAGCGTATATATATTCCACTACCAGAATTGAAGGCTCGCCAACACATGTTCAAGGCAAGGGCAATACCGAATGCTGAAATTTATTGTGATATTAACCTAGCAAATGGTTTTACtgggttttttttttatgtgataAATTGAGCAGGTGCATCTTGGAGATACTCCTCATAATTTGACTGAAAGTGATTTTGAATATTTGGGTAGCAGGACAGGGGGGTTTTCAGGTTCAGATATAGCTGTCTGCGTAAGTATTTAACTTCTAATAAGAAATAACTGATTTCAATAATCTTAGACTTGGATGGATATTTTTTAGAAAGCTTTTTGATCTCTTCATCAGGTGAAGGATGTTTTATTTGAACCTGTTCGCAAAACCCAAGATGCTATGTACTTCTTTAAGAGTCCTGAGGGTATGTGGATCCCATGTGGACCAAAGCAACAGGGTGCAGTTCAAACTACAATGCAGGATCTTGCCACACAAGGACTTGCTTCTAAGGTGCTTACTATTCATGATTCTATATATTTTGATTGCAGTgggattttttatgattagaattgGAGAAGTAGAGTTGTGATGTTTTTGGACTAGGTTTTTATTATACACGTCTTTAAGTGAAGAGGAGGAAATACTTACCGCCTTAAAACTTATGCAGATTCTCCCACCTCCTATCACGAGAActgattttgaaaaagttttgGCAAGACAAAGGCCTACAGTAAGCAAAAGCGACCTTGAGGTTCATGAGAGATTCACAAAGGAGTTTGGAGAAGAAGGTTAATTAATGCAGATGGATTTTTTCATTTGAAAAAGATCTGCACTGGTTTTAGATGTGTTATAATTTGTAATCTGTTTAGTTATTGGATCAAAGTGAAATGCatcatttttatgtcattttatggaTGCGACGTTCCCCTTTATGCAGAGGTGGATTTATAACGATGGATACTAATTTTGCCTCTCCTGAATTGTGTATATtggaaaatgaattgatttgaaaaataaCTTGTGTCATGGTGGTTGTTTTTGTTGGAATGCTATTAAGGGGGCACCAAATTTGCGGCAGTGGTAGGTTTGTGTATTTTTTAGTTTTCAAGATGGATATGTTCACTCTGGTAAGTCAATTCATGCATTATGCAAGGACAAGACATTTGCAAGTTACTGACCAAATTCTACAATATTTCAGAGTCTCTTTGAGAAGAGGTGAAAATCTAGTTATTGAGGCATACACTGATGTTGATGTTGATTATGCTGGTTTAGTAAGGGAACGAAGATATACTTCTGATTTTTATAATTTCTTGTGTGAAAATCTTATTACTTGGAAAAGAAAGAAGCATAGTGTAGTGGTTCATTCAAAGTTTAGAGCCATGGCACTGAGAATTTATGAATTATTGTGAATGAACCATTAGAATTGCATATATCCTTGTTCAATATGATAGAACAAACACATGATAGAACAAACACACGTTAAGATTGATTGACATTTGATTAAAGAGAAGTTGAATATTGAATTGATGACTATAATTTACTTCCTTCTTGATGCTAGTTCACAAATATGTTAATAAAGAGTTTACTAATTGAATGGTTCGACCAACTTACTTGCAAACTTAAAATGATTGATATTTACTAACttaaaagaaaagatttattttatttttacttagtttttcttgtttaaagaaacaaacaattttatttgtcgtaacataactttaaaataatatattataaaacaaaGTTTTGCTCATTTCAAGATCTAAGGTTTGAATCTTAAGTGCTAACAATTTTTGTATTGAGTCAATTTAAATAGAAGTTTGTTCTGTCTTTAAATGGATCTTGCTAGTGGATGGTCGGATTGATTATCTAGATTagtcaataatatatatatatatatatatatatatatatatatatatatatatatagagtttttttttttaaaaagaaacaatAAAACAGTTTTCGACAAAACAATTTTCGACGTTGACTAAACAATAGTGAAAATGAATGTACATCATTTTAAGCAATGCATTTGGACGTAATTCATCgggttttctttctttctcttttggaTAATTTAATATCTATGAGAGCACAAATCAATCTTTGTATGTTGTTGCCTTTCTGAAAATGCGATGTAATGGCGCAAAATGTAAAAAATCTATGACTAGTATTTGTGTTTATTTGGGGCCATGGAGATTTTCATAAGATTTAAATGTATCAAATCAATTATACTTACAAAGTATATTAATTGGTTTAATTTTGCAAGATTTCTAAAACTAGAGTTCAATAGTACTAGAAGTTAATCTATAAATAACAGTTAAAATAAAAGGACAAGGAATTATATGCAATAAATATCTTTATGTTTTCTGAGCATTTTGGACATATAACTAAACTAACTATCAGTTAGTACTTGTCTTGAACCAGTTCATCAGCAAAATGGCTGGAACTTTTGAGAATTCGTACAATCAATTAACAAATTATAGAAATGCTATTAACCATTTTGTCATAGCAATATTTGAGGGATATTTTCTGAAAGTTCTGTTGATGAATCATCCTTCACAAGTTGAAAAATATTACTCAAGGGATTTCAAATTCTAATCCGATGACTCTCTTTGCATAAAGCTTTCATGGATTATTCTCTTTGCATAAAGCTTTCATGGATTATTCTCTTTGCATAAGGCTTTCAGGGATTCTCTGGCAAACAAAGGTATAACGCAGACGCCAACTGCAGTCCAACCTTCTCAAACCCTCTGTGATTTGCAACCGTCTGTGAAATTTCAAGACTAGTAGGTTATACATAAACTTCATTGTAAGTATTCAATGAAGTTGGTGTTCTTCATGATCTAGCATGATGGTTGTCTCCCCTAATTTATATTTCTCTCTGCCAAAGAAAAAGGTCTAATAATGCTAAGCATCTTCAAAATTACACACTATAGCTCGAATATCACCAGTAGTCCCCACATGAGCAGGATCCATCTTTAAAGTGATGAAACCGATTTGAATCTCTGACAACAATATATCTCTGTTCAATGAGTGACACTAACTTGATAAAGTTATGACAATCTCCACATACCCTTAGATTCTTCACAATTTGGATGGGAATTTCAGGATGTGTAGCTATTAAACCAAAAGCAATTGCTAACTTTTCACTGTGTTGAGAAAGAATAGTTTCTTTCTGTTCATCTTCAATATCATGAAATACAAGGTTTGTATCAGGTTGATAACCTGCGTCTTTCAACCTGATACTTAACTCTGAAAGTTTTGAGTAAATTTGGTTCGACAAAGGATGTGTCAAATCACCGGCCAAGAATGAGTATGTTTTGTTTTTAACCTCGATCCAACTATACCCTGGTTCTTTTTTCACTTTTCTCTTGTCCATTAGTTTTCTCACATTGGTTCTCTCTTGCCAGTTTCCTGCTGCAGCATACATATTGGATAATAGGACATATGCAGCCGAGTCTTCTGGCTGAAGAGAAATAAGTTTCTCAGCAGCAAGTTCTCCGAGCTCTATGTTGCGGTGTACTCGAGCGGCTCCCAGGAGAGTGCGCCACACAGTTGCACCAGGTGGAAACGGCATCTCTTTTATGATATCCATGGCTTTTTCCAGCATCCCTGCACGGCTATATAGATCGATCATGCAGGAGTAGTGCTTCATTGTTGGATTAATGCGATGATCATTGATCATTGAATTGAAGTAGTTTTGACCTTTTTCCACTAGGCCAGCATGAGTGCAGGCAGTGATGACTCCAATGAATGTTACAGCATCCACTTCCATGTTTCGTTTTTGCATCGCATCAAATACCTCTAAAGCTTTCTTGGCCTGGCCATGTTGTGCATATCCAGAGATCATTGAGTTCCAAGAAACCAAGTCCCTCTCCTTCTgccttttgaaaacttcatgtgCACTATCGATATTGCCTCTCTTTGCATACATAGTAACAAGAGAACTACAGACACATATAGCATTATTCAATCTCATTTTAACCGCATATGCATGAAACTGTTTTCCTTGTTCTGCTGCCGCGGTAGGAGCAGCACAGGCATTTATGATGCTGGAAAATGTAAACTCATTTGGTTGAATCCCTTCTTTTATCAATTGGCGGAAGATTTTAGCAGCTTCTTCGGTTTCTCTTGTTTGTGCATATCCTGCTAACATTGCTGACCATGCCATTAAGTCCTTCGCTTCAATTTTCTCGAAGACTTTAACAGCATCATTAATATTTCCTATCTTAACATACGCATCTAAAAGTGCAGTTCCTACTGATGATGACTTTTCATAATTAGCTTTGATAACTTCGGCATGCATTTCGGAAACAAAAACAGCATGCTGCACAGTAAGGATGGCAGAATACGTGAAATGATTTGGTTTTACACCTTCTCTCCTCATCTGAGAAAACAAATTCACAGCCTGGTCAGTGCCACCATTCTGCAAGTAGCCACTGATGATAGCAGTCCATGACACCACATTTTTACCTTCTTCCATCAACGAGAATAGACTAAACGCATCGTCCATTTCCTTGCACTTACTCAACGCTACCATGAGTGCAGTTATGACACTTTGGTGTTCGGTAAAACCACTTTTCAAAGCTTTACACTGCATCAATCTTACTAACAACAATTCTTTAAGGCTAGCACACGACTTAATAACACTAGCAAATGTCATGTAAGTAGGTTTAACCCCTGCAAGTTGCatgtttttaaaagtttcaaaAACCTCCAAATGCTGTCCATTTGTCACATGTCCTGCAATCATGCTATTCCAAGAAACCCAATCCCTGTTCTCCATTCTATCAAAAACATTTCTAGCATCACTTAACAACCCTGACCTAGAATACATAATAATCAGAGAATTGCAAACAGGTATCGCTCCCTCAAAACCATGTTTCACAACCATGGCATGAATCTGCAATCCTACATCAACAACACCATGATTAGCCAAAGCTGCAATCACAGTAGACACAGTATACCGATTAGGCAAAAAACCCTCAAACTGCATCTGACAAAACAACTCCCATACATAATCATAAAGTCCGTTCAACGAATAACCCGCGAGCAAGGAAGTCCAAGACACAACATTTCTCTCACCCATCTCATCAAAAACTCTTCTCCCATCATCAACACTCTCAGTTTTCATATACATATCAACAAGTGAAGTCCCTGCACTAACATGATGCACAAGTCCAAATTTAACACATTGACAATGAACTTGTCTACCCATTGTCCCATCAAAAGAACCAGCACAGAGTTTGAAAACACATGAGAATGTTGATTCATCCGGCGGTAAAGAAGACCGAAGAAGGGAAACAAATAAGTGGAATGCTTCTTTGGGTTGGTTATTGCGTGAGTACGTGAAGAGTAATTGGTTATGTTGTTTGAGAGTTGTTAGTCTGTGAGGAGTTTCGTCGAACAGGTGTAGTGCAATGTGAGGATCACGTGAAACAGAGTAATGTCTAAGTCTGAGAAT is part of the Vicia villosa cultivar HV-30 ecotype Madison, WI linkage group LG2, Vvil1.0, whole genome shotgun sequence genome and encodes:
- the LOC131647912 gene encoding pentatricopeptide repeat-containing protein At2g27610-like; this encodes MKLNSSLRTLTYISTNPILRLRHYSVSRDPHIALHLFDETPHRLTTLKQHNQLLFTYSRNNQPKEAFHLFVSLLRSSLPPDESTFSCVFKLCAGSFDGTMGRQVHCQCVKFGLVHHVSAGTSLVDMYMKTESVDDGRRVFDEMGERNVVSWTSLLAGYSLNGLYDYVWELFCQMQFEGFLPNRYTVSTVIAALANHGVVDVGLQIHAMVVKHGFEGAIPVCNSLIIMYSRSGLLSDARNVFDRMENRDWVSWNSMIAGHVTNGQHLEVFETFKNMQLAGVKPTYMTFASVIKSCASLKELLLVRLMQCKALKSGFTEHQSVITALMVALSKCKEMDDAFSLFSLMEEGKNVVSWTAIISGYLQNGGTDQAVNLFSQMRREGVKPNHFTYSAILTVQHAVFVSEMHAEVIKANYEKSSSVGTALLDAYVKIGNINDAVKVFEKIEAKDLMAWSAMLAGYAQTRETEEAAKIFRQLIKEGIQPNEFTFSSIINACAAPTAAAEQGKQFHAYAVKMRLNNAICVCSSLVTMYAKRGNIDSAHEVFKRQKERDLVSWNSMISGYAQHGQAKKALEVFDAMQKRNMEVDAVTFIGVITACTHAGLVEKGQNYFNSMINDHRINPTMKHYSCMIDLYSRAGMLEKAMDIIKEMPFPPGATVWRTLLGAARVHRNIELGELAAEKLISLQPEDSAAYVLLSNMYAAAGNWQERTNVRKLMDKRKVKKEPGYSWIEVKNKTYSFLAGDLTHPLSNQIYSKLSELSIRLKDAGYQPDTNLVFHDIEDEQKETILSQHSEKLAIAFGLIATHPEIPIQIVKNLRVCGDCHNFIKLVSLIEQRYIVVRDSNRFHHFKDGSCSCGDYW